The genomic region ctaaataaaataagaaataatgaaagacttataaataaatatcaatacttttatttaaatataattaaataataattaatctaTCTACGTATAAAAGCATCAccattattattgttgttattcaAGGAtagtatattaaatattattttattaatatttaaaataattcatgtgTAAATTtagatagaaaatttaaaatagaaaaatattgtaCACTTATTTtctacaaaaattattaaatgattaaattttgtcacgttcaaaatatggttaaaataatattttgtatataaattttatattttaaaataatattatatatataaatataggtTAGCATTTTGTTAGTATTTAATACTCACAATGTACTTTTTTTTCCACAAATAGTCTTAAAAATTATCACAtgtctcttttttaaaatattttatttttaatattttactatactcctATAGAACACTTGTCACCCTTAACTCTATTTATGGAGTCTAAAACTTCACTCgaatataccaaatattttaatgttaagaaataattattctttaaataaaaagaatggtAGCTTTTTCTCATGGATGGAGTGATATTGAGTTTTTAGTGTAAACTACATcattagttactaaattatgtatatgttttcattttggtcacttaattaaaaaatttataatttggtcattgaattatttgaaaattttcatttaaaaagaaGACTTTTTTTTAAGGTACGTTCTTCTACTCATCAATGGGTACTGATCCACCATACCGATCGTCAAAACATcgctagaggtgatcatgggcggGGTTGGGCCATAACAATTTCAGGCTCGTTTGATCCAACCCGGCCTAAAAAATaggtctaaaattttgcccaagttTGATccgaataaaaatgctaaaacccgAGCCTACCCCactcgtattaatttttttatattatttttatataaaaataagtttaaaaaaatataatacttcaagtacactaaaaatattaaaataaatatttctcaacaaattgaaaataaatttaaaaagtttttatacttaataaacactaagataggtgcaataaaacaagagtatgtaataaccaaacaattacaacaaaacagtagcaatataatagtaaaatggtaacaaaataatagcagttttttttttttggcaaattTGAGTAGGGCTGGGCCAAAAATACTTACTCGAGGCCTGGTCCGTTTTTTAAAcggaaattattttttttgtctaaactcatttttcaaacctattttttttactcaaatcctCTTATTTTTCGAACCGACTTCGAATTGGACCCATTATCAAGTATATTTGTGGCTTAAAGTTCATAagcaaaactttaaaaaaaataatatactaattacttagatgaaaatttttaaataatttaattttagaatttaaaataatttaattataatgagCACGGCCATAACCCATAAGCCTCAAAATGTGGGCCCTCAACTTCTAAGATACCTCCAAAACAAATTCTCAACCCTTGGATTTAAATAAACGAGAAGCGAACTAGATCAAAACCGTCCATTAATTTCCCTCCCAAATTTTGTACCACTTTTGTGACATTCTCCCATCCAACGTGGAACTTAACTAGATTTTAAATCCGGgttttcaatcaattaaaagtCGTTTTTGAATGTTAATAAAGAACTGGTACATCACTGTAAgcgttcttttcttttttccgaTTCTTCTGTTTAGATTTGGTAATTggccttcaattttttttagtttttgtttgggatttttgttttaaaactgtaatttgtttggtttttttagTGTGTTTTACTGAGATTTATTGGGATTAGTTTGGTTGCTGAAAAATGTGGTACATGAAGCGatttttcaattgttaaatttaggaTATTTTGTTCTGCcttcaaattgaaattttcctaATAATAGACTCTGGTTTTAGCTTTTGTTAAGCTGCgctttattatttcatataggtagagaaacaaaaaaagaattatGATATTGACAACCAAACAGCTTTTATTATTCAAGTTTAGGTTTATAATAATGCAATTCTTgctttttacttaaaaagttTCTGTAAGTGCTTTACTTTTCTTATGTAGTATAAAGTGTTGATTGCTTGCGTTCTATTTTGATTTGCTGTAGCTGATTTCAgttggattttgattttcttgagTTTAATCTTGAATGTTACAgttagtttatatttttcttttatggagAGTTTAACTGTTATTCTTAGTTACAGCTGTTTGCTCATTGTCTTTTATTTGAAGCTTAGGAGAATTTTATTGTGTGTAGAGAAATTTCTTTTGTTATGGGAAAAGATTGCGTTGGaaatttttattgcaaattaGTATGACCacgaaatttgaaaatgttaaatgaaCCGTTTGTTTCCACATGTTTAAGTATTTGTTCAATGTAGGTGTTTTTGATGGGTGCATGGTGTGCTGAGTGTTACCATTGTTTACTTGGTTCTTTTGTCTTGAGTGCAGTTAACTCTTTTGTTTTATCATGTAttataaatacttttatttggttttagCAGCCTATTTGTTACTCAATCGTAAAACTTTGGAATTTAGGGAAAAGAAGTGGCTTTTCAAAGCTTTTAGTTTGAATTTGATTGCTTATGGGTGAAGAAAAAACAAGCAGTAAAGTCCCTGAGCCAGTGGCTAATGGGACTTCTCTGCCGGAGAAATCTGGTGTAGCTGTAGCTGAGAAAATAATCTGGTAAAGGAAATGGAAGAAGATAAGAAAGACAATGAAAATGTTGAGACAGAGAAGATGGATGAAGACCAAGAGTGTAAACAAGATAAGGAAAGCAAAGAAGAATTTGAAGAAGGAAAGGGGGACTCAAAAACTGAAGcaatggaagaagaaaaatcgcattcaaaagaaaatgacaaGGAAGTAGAGAAGGAGGAAAACAAAGATGAGGTGGAGGAGAAAGTGGAAGAGttgaaagaagaagagaagactCAAGAGAGGAAGGAGGGAAAAGGTTCAAAGAAGCGTGGGAAAGTTCAAAACTCTGGGGAGAAGGTTAAAGAGGAGATAAAAAAGGTGGAGGGGAAGAAGGAGACAGAACAAAGAACTCCTCTCAGAGATCGCCCTGTGCGCGAGCATAAATCTGTTGAAAGGCTGGTTGCATCTATTGACAAAGATGCTTCTAGGGAATTCCAAATCAAAAAGGTTTTCTCCTTgactatctttttttttttcaaataatgatTTAGATTCGTAAGTTCAGTATTTTGATGGTCCATAGGAATTAATAAGTTGCTTTGGCATTTTCAGGGCCGTGGTACTGTACTTAAAGTTATTCCTAATGGtgtgttcttttttcttgtgtCAGTAATATTACTTGTTTTATATCTTGTATTCTTTACATGGTTAATAACCTACAATGGGTTTGTTTGAAGCTATTGTTGTAAATCCAAATGTAGTCCAGGATGTTGTttcttgtttaattttgtttctttaccTTAATTATGTTATAGATCTTTGATATTAGTTCAGAACTATTATGCAAGTAAATGACATCTGCTATGTCATCTTCTGCAGTGACTTTCAAGTTGTCTAGAAGGAAGCCTGATGACACTCTCAGACTACATACTATTCTCTTTGGAAGGAGAGGAAAGGTAATTTGATAGCTGTCAAAGTTTTTGTCTGTTTATATCCAGGATTTCCCATGTTTCACTTTACAAGGCATACCAAACTTACAAGAACACCTAAATGGAATCTCTAGTATACATGTGTGCATGAGCATGGCCATGTGTCTTTGCAAAGAAGCCCTCCTTGGATGGTTTTGGGTTGCTGCAGAAGTACATTGCTTAATTTGCTTTCTGTTTATGGGACTTATATTCCTGGTTTTTGCAGGCTGTTCAGGTTAAGAGCAATATATCCGGTTTTTCTGGTTTTGTGTGGCTTGAAAATGAGGTGAGAGGGTTAAATTAAGAAGCTAAATTTCTGTTGTACATAATTGATTGTTTTGTAGGAATTCCACTTATGGGCTTTAACGTTTAACCTATTAGATGTTTGTAGTATCTTATAGTTTAAGCCAGATGTATGGTTAACTAGCTTATCGGTTGATATTAATCAATACTCATTTGTGATAATTACAGGAGAAGCAAAAAACTAAAGTAAAAGAGAAGTTGCTGGAGTTTTGTGACATGCTCGACATAACAAGTACAAGGGCTACTGCGAGGAAGGTTTGTTGATTATTActgtaatttgtgttttaattcTGCCCACATGTCAAAGAAATGATGACCATTCTATTGCTTTGATTCATGAAGAACCTTTTCTTAGTGATAGCTACTTAACATTCATGCAAATTGTTCAATAAAAGCCTAAATGTATAGGCTTGTGAATGTGGTTCTTTTTCGTGCATAGAATGCAGTAAAAGGGAGGCAAGTCTGTATATGCATTTAAAGTTATATACCTGAGTAAtcttttcattccttttcttttctttagaaAGTCaactttttgttgttttaaatgttttctgCCGAGAGACCTCATTTCTGTGATTAGTTTTTATAGTTGGGAAAGTactgagaattttttttatcccTATTCCTATCTAGGAATACAACAGTTGTATCGAATTCGATCCTGCTACTGGGGTTGTGCTTCAATAGAAGGCTAAGGGGTGAGTTTTGTGGTTTTCATGAACTCTGATTTGGTGATGCAATTTGTACTGCATTGTCATTTGTACGAGGATTTGTTAATACTACTTTCACTAGCATTAACATAATGCTAATTTGATACTAAAGCAGTTGAGCATCTATAATGGTTGTTAATAAGTGTAAAATGGACTTACAGGAAGATATCATTGCAAAGCTGATAGACTTTTTGGAGGCCCCTCATGCTACAACTGCCATTCTACTTGCTGAGAAAGACAAGGTCTTGAACTTTAACTGCAGCTTTTGCCAACTTTCAATTTTTACACATTTTCTAAGATATAGTTTCTGTTTGTTATCCAGTCTAGTAGGAGTAGAAAGTGGAAAAGGGCTGCCAGGTCTGTGACCAAATCAAACCAATCTACAAAGGTTTTAGTTTCTACTTGTTGACATTAGAAATATGATATTTCAACAACCATTGCAGTGCTTGTTAGACCTGTCAAGTGTGTTTATCATGTTTAAAGAACTATTAGTTTCCATTCAATCGTTGGATATATGGATGTAAAAGtcattatcattttatatgtatatgcttgTTTCTTGTGGCAAATTTTGTAAGACAAACTTTTGGGTTATGAGTGTTTATAGTGCTATATTTTCCTGTATTTTTTAAGGCAAAATGGTTGCAAAGGGAAAGGACAAAGCTAAAAAGAGGAAAGTTAAACCTAGTGATTATGAACTAAGGACTACAATTTGTGGGATTCTTAAGGAAGTTGACTTCAATACGGTAAGATCTGCTACAAATTTAGTACCTATAATGGCTGAATCAGTTACATGACCTTTTGTAATAGCATCAGTCTGGTCCTGACTCCAAACCTTATTCTGGTATTCTGGTTGTAAATTAGTAAGTCGGGCTATCAGGACTTTGTTCCTTGCTAAATAGGTCAGCATGAAAATTATTGTCATTTCCAGCAGCTCCATTGATTGGAAAGGACAACGTCTGAGGACCATAATTAATTGGTCTGTTAATGTAATCATGAATCAGAACATACTTAGCTGTTTCA from Gossypium raimondii isolate GPD5lz chromosome 1, ASM2569854v1, whole genome shotgun sequence harbors:
- the LOC105786774 gene encoding DEK domain-containing chromatin-associated protein 3, which gives rise to MEEDKKDNENVETEKMDEDQECKQDKESKEEFEEGKGDSKTEAMEEEKSHSKENDKEVEKEENKDEVEEKVEELKEEEKTQERKEGKGSKKRGKVQNSGEKVKEEIKKVEGKKETEQRTPLRDRPVREHKSVERLVASIDKDASREFQIKKGRGTVLKVIPNVTFKLSRRKPDDTLRLHTILFGRRGKAVQVKSNISGFSGFVWLENEEKQKTKVKEKLLEFCDMLDITSTRATARKEDIIAKLIDFLEAPHATTAILLAEKDKVLNFNCSFCQLSIFTHFLRYSFCLLSSLVGVESGKGLPGKMVAKGKDKAKKRKVKPSDYELRTTICGILKEVDFNTVTFTDILKLLVQRFDTDLTPRKLSIKLMIQEELTKLADDEDGEEDGEKDGARSAGQELEA